The following proteins are co-located in the Bacillus oleivorans genome:
- a CDS encoding calcium-transporting P-type ATPase, PMR1-type has protein sequence MKFHEMPVDDLERSLATNFERGLSNDEVKKRRKQHGYNELEEGEKQSALLLFFSQFKDFMVLVLLGATLISGLLGEYVDAIAIMAIVLLNGFLGFFQERKAEKSLQALKELSAPQVMVLRDGDWIKVLSKEIVPGDIIRFGAGDRIGADTRLIEAKSLEIEESALTGESVPVEKNVAPIRESKLSIGDMYNMAFMGTLVTRGSGVGVVVSTGMKTAMGQIADLLQSAESTMTPLQRRLEELGKILILTALLLTALVVVVGIIQGHDLYTMFFAGVSLAVAAIPEGLPAIVTVALSLGVQKMIKRNAIVRKLPAVETLGCASVICSDKTGTMTQNKMTVTKLWSGGKMWGVSGQGYEPAGEFLDGDRSVQPNSEKSFQQLLTFGMLCNHAELKNDGDHYYLDGDPTEGAMLVAAMKAGLTRKSLKTQFKIVHEFPFDSERKMMSVIVEDRNGKKFVVTKGAPDVLLKVSDSILYDNKLQYLSEALRKNVVQAIESMAEQALRTIAVAFKPLQTGTYPLHEMEAEKDLTLVGLQGMIDPPRPEVREAVKQCKKAGIQTVMITGDHAITARAIAKQLGLLTNQSLVLEGYQLNDMSVEELEEVVEKTTVFARVSPEHKLKIVKAFQNRGHIVAMTGDGVNDAPAIKAADIGVAMGITGTDVAKEASSLVLLDDNFTTIKAAIEEGRNIYENIRKFIRYLLASNVGEILVMLFAMLLALPLPLVPIQILWVNLVTDGLPAMALGLDPSEEDVMNRKPRHPKEGVFARGLGWKVVSRGFLIGIVTLMAFMIAYQGQTENLKYAQTVAFATLVMAQLIHVFDCRSDTSVFARNPFENKYLVGAVISSLILMLIVIYYPPLQTVFHTVAIDVKDWLLITGLAAIPTFVWMGSHFTRKSV, from the coding sequence ATGAAATTTCATGAAATGCCAGTAGATGATCTTGAAAGAAGTCTTGCTACCAATTTTGAAAGAGGACTATCGAATGACGAGGTGAAAAAAAGAAGAAAGCAACACGGATATAACGAATTAGAAGAGGGAGAGAAACAGTCGGCCCTTCTCCTGTTTTTTAGCCAATTTAAAGATTTTATGGTATTGGTGCTTCTCGGAGCTACCCTAATATCAGGGCTGCTCGGTGAGTATGTCGATGCCATTGCGATTATGGCGATTGTGTTATTGAATGGATTCTTAGGATTTTTCCAAGAGAGAAAAGCCGAGAAATCGCTGCAGGCCCTGAAGGAGTTATCGGCTCCGCAAGTAATGGTACTGCGGGATGGCGACTGGATTAAAGTTCTGTCTAAAGAGATAGTTCCTGGAGATATTATTAGATTTGGTGCAGGGGATCGGATTGGAGCAGATACAAGACTGATTGAAGCGAAAAGTTTGGAGATAGAAGAATCCGCTTTGACTGGAGAGTCCGTTCCGGTTGAAAAAAATGTTGCACCGATTCGTGAATCGAAGCTATCGATTGGCGATATGTACAATATGGCGTTTATGGGCACATTGGTGACGAGAGGTTCTGGAGTTGGGGTAGTTGTTTCAACTGGAATGAAAACAGCGATGGGACAAATTGCCGATCTCCTCCAGTCGGCAGAATCAACAATGACGCCATTACAAAGACGGCTAGAAGAGCTAGGTAAAATTTTGATCTTGACTGCCCTGCTCTTGACTGCGCTTGTTGTAGTCGTTGGGATTATCCAGGGACATGATTTATATACGATGTTTTTTGCAGGGGTAAGCTTAGCTGTGGCAGCGATACCAGAAGGACTGCCCGCGATTGTCACAGTTGCATTGTCCCTTGGCGTTCAGAAAATGATTAAACGAAACGCAATTGTTCGTAAGCTTCCTGCGGTTGAAACTTTAGGCTGTGCATCCGTTATTTGTTCCGATAAAACAGGAACAATGACACAAAACAAAATGACCGTTACAAAACTATGGAGCGGCGGCAAAATGTGGGGAGTAAGCGGACAAGGGTATGAACCGGCTGGAGAATTCTTAGACGGTGATCGTTCTGTTCAGCCAAACAGTGAAAAATCATTTCAGCAGCTGTTAACCTTTGGGATGCTTTGTAATCATGCTGAACTAAAAAATGATGGGGACCATTATTATCTCGATGGCGATCCTACAGAAGGAGCTATGCTGGTTGCTGCAATGAAAGCAGGGTTAACCAGGAAAAGTCTCAAAACTCAATTTAAAATAGTCCATGAGTTTCCGTTTGATTCCGAGAGAAAAATGATGAGTGTGATTGTTGAAGACCGGAACGGGAAAAAATTTGTAGTAACTAAAGGGGCACCTGATGTACTTTTAAAAGTTAGTGATTCCATTCTGTACGACAATAAGCTTCAGTATTTATCAGAAGCATTGAGGAAAAATGTCGTACAAGCTATTGAATCAATGGCTGAACAGGCATTACGTACGATTGCAGTTGCTTTTAAACCGCTGCAAACGGGGACATACCCGCTTCATGAGATGGAGGCAGAGAAAGATTTAACGCTTGTCGGTTTACAGGGAATGATTGACCCGCCGCGGCCAGAAGTTAGAGAGGCAGTTAAACAATGTAAGAAGGCTGGTATCCAAACCGTCATGATTACAGGTGACCACGCGATCACAGCCAGAGCAATTGCGAAACAGCTTGGTCTGCTTACAAATCAAAGTCTAGTATTAGAGGGCTACCAATTAAATGATATGTCCGTTGAGGAACTTGAAGAAGTGGTGGAGAAGACAACGGTGTTTGCCCGGGTTTCTCCAGAACACAAACTTAAAATCGTAAAAGCATTCCAAAACCGTGGACATATTGTCGCGATGACAGGTGACGGTGTCAATGATGCTCCTGCAATCAAAGCAGCTGATATCGGTGTTGCCATGGGTATTACAGGAACTGATGTAGCGAAAGAGGCGTCTTCTCTAGTTCTCTTAGATGATAATTTCACAACGATTAAAGCAGCGATTGAAGAAGGCCGAAATATATATGAAAACATCCGTAAATTTATTCGCTATCTGTTAGCCTCCAATGTTGGAGAAATTTTGGTCATGCTTTTTGCGATGCTGCTAGCATTACCGCTTCCGCTAGTACCGATTCAAATTTTATGGGTGAACCTTGTAACAGACGGGTTACCAGCGATGGCGCTTGGTCTCGACCCATCCGAAGAAGATGTAATGAACCGGAAACCAAGACATCCAAAAGAAGGCGTTTTTGCTAGAGGCTTGGGCTGGAAGGTTGTTTCTAGAGGATTCTTAATTGGAATCGTTACGTTAATGGCCTTCATGATTGCCTACCAGGGTCAGACGGAAAACTTAAAGTATGCCCAAACCGTTGCTTTTGCAACATTAGTAATGGCGCAGCTAATCCATGTATTTGATTGCCGCAGCGATACTTCTGTATTTGCCAGGAATCCGTTTGAAAACAAATACCTCGTTGGAGCAGTAATTTCATCCCTGATTTTAATGCTGATTGTCATCTATTATCCACCGCTTCAAACCGTGTTCCATACAGTGGCGATTGATGTGAAAGATTGGCTTTTAATCACTGGTTTAGCTGCGATTCCTACGTTTGTTTGGATGGGATCACATTTTACAAGAAAATCAGTTTGA
- a CDS encoding YicC/YloC family endoribonuclease → MIKSMTGFGSSTKESESFQVTVELKAVNHRFCEINLRIPRSFLHIEDQMKKRIQGFIHRGRIEGFINIEGEGLIAKTLKVDWTLLDQYVHALHQVKNQYSIPEEVSLSHVLKQEGILQLQETEDHSLKEVEEMLLLCADEAAQALLSMRRREGGELKKVLIQYIDELKRSFKNLEQLAPKVVQHYKERLEKKVKELYTGPVDENRLLQEVVIFSDKADISEEITRLMSHCGQFLQSLELNEPVGRKLDFLIQEMNREVNTIGSKANDQQIAQNVVELKSILEKMREQVQNIE, encoded by the coding sequence ATGATAAAGAGTATGACGGGATTCGGGAGCAGCACAAAAGAATCTGAATCCTTTCAAGTCACCGTTGAACTAAAAGCAGTGAATCATCGTTTTTGTGAAATAAACCTAAGAATCCCCCGTTCTTTTCTTCATATAGAGGATCAGATGAAGAAGAGAATTCAAGGCTTTATTCATCGCGGGCGGATCGAAGGCTTTATCAATATCGAGGGAGAAGGTCTCATCGCAAAGACTTTAAAGGTAGATTGGACGCTTTTAGATCAATATGTTCATGCACTCCATCAAGTGAAAAATCAATACTCGATCCCAGAAGAAGTCAGTCTTTCCCATGTTTTAAAACAGGAGGGAATTTTACAGTTACAAGAGACCGAAGATCATTCCCTAAAAGAAGTAGAGGAAATGCTTCTTTTATGTGCCGATGAAGCGGCCCAGGCGCTGCTTTCGATGAGAAGGCGTGAAGGGGGAGAATTGAAAAAGGTACTGATTCAATACATAGATGAACTAAAGCGTAGTTTTAAAAATCTTGAACAATTAGCACCAAAAGTTGTTCAACATTATAAAGAACGGCTTGAAAAGAAAGTGAAGGAACTTTATACGGGTCCAGTTGATGAAAATCGGCTATTACAAGAGGTCGTTATTTTTTCGGATAAGGCAGATATTAGTGAAGAAATAACAAGGTTAATGAGTCACTGCGGCCAATTTCTTCAGTCACTCGAATTGAATGAGCCTGTTGGGAGAAAGCTTGACTTTCTAATTCAAGAAATGAATCGAGAAGTTAACACAATCGGTTCAAAAGCAAATGACCAACAAATCGCTCAAAATGTGGTAGAATTGAAATCAATTCTTGAAAAAATGCGGGAACAAGTTCAAAATATCGAATAA
- the remA gene encoding extracellular matrix/biofilm regulator RemA, whose product MGIQLINIGFGNIVSANRLISIVSPESAPIKRLIQDARDRNMLIDATYGRRTRAVLIMDSDHVILSAVQPETVASRLVDRDEIVDEG is encoded by the coding sequence ATGGGGATACAATTAATTAATATCGGCTTTGGAAACATCGTATCTGCCAATCGATTAATCTCTATTGTTAGTCCTGAATCAGCTCCAATTAAGCGTTTAATACAAGATGCACGTGATCGGAATATGCTTATTGATGCTACATACGGAAGACGAACACGAGCAGTTTTGATTATGGATTCAGACCATGTAATTCTCTCAGCTGTTCAACCCGAAACTGTAGCAAGTCGATTGGTGGACAGAGATGAGATCGTGGATGAAGGGTAG
- the gmk gene encoding guanylate kinase, translating to MKGKKGLLIVLSGPSGVGKGTVRKAIFSKEDTEYEYSISVTTRKPRQGEMDGVDYFFKSREEFERMIERGELLEYAEYVGNYYGTPVDYVRKTLDAGKDVFLEIEVQGAKQVREKFPEGLFIFLVPPSLRELKSRITGRGTETEEIIQNRMQAAKEELLLMNLYDYVVVNDKIESACNTINAIVKAEHCRRERVEKIYKEMLGVHE from the coding sequence ATGAAAGGCAAAAAAGGTCTATTAATCGTTTTATCAGGCCCATCTGGAGTTGGAAAAGGGACAGTAAGAAAAGCGATTTTTTCAAAAGAAGACACAGAATATGAATATTCCATATCGGTAACGACCAGAAAACCGCGTCAAGGCGAGATGGATGGAGTCGATTACTTTTTTAAATCTCGCGAAGAATTTGAAAGGATGATTGAACGCGGTGAGCTTTTAGAATATGCCGAATACGTCGGAAATTATTACGGCACGCCTGTTGATTATGTCCGAAAGACATTAGATGCAGGGAAGGATGTATTTTTAGAAATTGAAGTCCAGGGTGCAAAACAAGTAAGAGAAAAATTCCCGGAAGGACTGTTTATTTTTCTTGTTCCCCCAAGCCTTCGTGAGCTAAAGTCACGCATAACTGGACGCGGGACGGAAACAGAAGAAATTATTCAAAATCGGATGCAGGCTGCCAAAGAAGAGCTATTATTAATGAATTTATATGATTATGTGGTCGTCAATGATAAAATAGAATCTGCATGCAATACCATAAATGCCATCGTTAAGGCCGAGCATTGCCGGCGTGAACGTGTAGAAAAAATATATAAAGAAATGTTAGGAGTGCATGAATAG
- the rpoZ gene encoding DNA-directed RNA polymerase subunit omega: MLYPSIDSLLQKIDSKYSLVTIASKRARKLNLNEELPLLDKYVSHKSVGKALEEIYSGDLKMATKE; this comes from the coding sequence ATGTTATATCCATCAATTGATTCGCTTTTACAAAAAATAGATTCAAAATACTCTTTAGTTACGATTGCTTCTAAAAGAGCACGCAAATTAAACCTGAATGAAGAACTGCCTTTGTTAGATAAGTATGTTTCACATAAAAGTGTAGGGAAAGCACTTGAAGAAATTTACAGCGGCGATTTAAAAATGGCAACTAAAGAGTAG
- the coaBC gene encoding bifunctional phosphopantothenoylcysteine decarboxylase/phosphopantothenate--cysteine ligase CoaBC, whose protein sequence is MIKKNILLCVSGGIAVYKGAALTSKLTQAGFNVRVIMTKSAQEFVTPLTFQALSRQAVYTDTFAEKDPQVISHIDLAEWADLIVVAPATANVIGKIANGIADDMLTTTLLASTAPVWIAPAMNVHMYEHPAVRRNMEILKDYGYSFVEPNEGYLACGYVGKGRLAEPEEIVEKIKAALLGEAQKDLPLKGRKILVTAGPTKELIDPVRYLTNRSSGKMGYSIAEEASRLGAEVTLVSGPVSLPVPEKVNLVRVESAEEMYNAVIARFAEQDVVIKSAAVADYRPSTVFDQKLKKQESILTFTLEKTKDILKELGKMKTHQILVGFAAETNDVEVYAMKKLKEKNLDLIVANDVTETGAGFEGDTNIVTLLDSNGHRESLPILSKNKVAQKILEKVIELLKGR, encoded by the coding sequence ATGATAAAAAAGAATATTCTCTTATGTGTTTCAGGCGGAATAGCGGTTTACAAAGGTGCTGCTTTGACGAGTAAGCTGACCCAGGCTGGTTTTAATGTAAGGGTCATTATGACGAAGAGTGCCCAGGAATTTGTAACGCCTCTTACCTTTCAGGCACTTTCCAGACAGGCCGTTTATACAGATACGTTTGCCGAAAAAGACCCTCAGGTTATTTCTCATATTGACTTAGCAGAATGGGCAGATCTTATCGTGGTGGCTCCGGCAACCGCAAACGTAATCGGAAAGATTGCAAATGGAATCGCTGATGATATGTTAACAACTACGCTTCTTGCTTCCACCGCACCGGTTTGGATTGCACCGGCGATGAATGTACATATGTATGAACATCCTGCCGTTCGAAGGAATATGGAAATCCTTAAAGACTATGGCTATTCCTTTGTGGAACCAAATGAAGGCTATTTGGCGTGCGGATATGTCGGAAAAGGCAGATTGGCAGAACCTGAAGAAATTGTAGAAAAAATTAAAGCCGCACTATTAGGCGAGGCTCAAAAAGACTTACCTTTAAAAGGAAGAAAGATTTTGGTAACCGCTGGTCCAACGAAAGAATTGATCGATCCCGTACGTTACTTAACGAATCGGTCCAGCGGGAAAATGGGCTATTCGATTGCAGAGGAAGCTTCCCGATTAGGTGCAGAGGTAACCTTAGTATCTGGTCCAGTCAGTCTGCCAGTCCCGGAAAAAGTGAACCTGGTTAGAGTAGAGTCTGCCGAAGAAATGTACAACGCGGTAATAGCGAGATTTGCGGAACAAGATGTAGTAATCAAGAGTGCGGCAGTAGCTGATTACCGGCCATCCACAGTGTTTGATCAGAAACTTAAGAAGCAGGAAAGCATCCTTACCTTTACGCTTGAAAAAACAAAGGATATTTTAAAAGAGTTAGGAAAAATGAAAACCCATCAAATCCTCGTTGGTTTTGCAGCTGAAACCAACGATGTAGAAGTATATGCAATGAAAAAATTAAAGGAAAAGAACCTTGATTTGATCGTAGCTAATGATGTCACGGAAACAGGAGCAGGGTTTGAAGGGGATACAAACATTGTAACTCTGCTAGATTCGAATGGCCACAGAGAGTCCCTGCCGATTCTTTCTAAAAACAAAGTGGCTCAGAAGATATTGGAGAAAGTGATAGAGCTCTTAAAAGGTAGGTGA
- the priA gene encoding primosomal protein N' encodes MKVAKVIVDVPAAQTDHTFSYRFPEVWVDLIVPGIRVVVPFGPRKIQGIVVETLTEEDENLSTKLKSIEEPLDLTPVFTPELLQLAAWLSEETLCFQVAALQAMLPAAMKAKYQKKIVYNEMEIPEELQELFKNRKEASWERAMELNIVPLLQKKAKTHELDIVYEVKEKNRKKKVKMIRSKAGKEKLQELIITLPPQASKQKELLQFFLTRNESVTLQELKEYGFSSQSIRSLVEKDVLEEQSVEVYRDPFEHKTFEPTEPLPLTDEQQAAIAPILQAVEENKFETFLLYGVTGSGKTEVYLQTIQEVLKQGKEAIVLVPEISLTPQIVARFKGRFGDQVAVLHSGLSIGEKYDEWRKIHRKEVKVAVGARSAIFAPFDNLGVIIIDEEHESSYKQEENPRYHARDVAKKRGAYHQCPIILGSATPSLESFARAQKGVYTLLQLTKRMNNRDLPSVEIVDMRNELRDGNRSMFSKKLVELLQDRLDKHEQTVLFLNKRGYSSFVMCRDCGYVMNCPYCDLSMTYHRATSDMKCHYCGYHSHVPATCPECSSKHIRYFGTGTQKVEEELGRLFPEARVIRMDVDTTGRKGAHEKLLSAFERGEADILLGTQMIAKGLDFPNITLVGVLTADTMLHLPDFRASERTFQLLTQVSGRAGRHDKPGEVIIQTYTPEHYSILLSGKQDFLEFYQREMMTRKQFQYPPFYYLALIHISHEDVLKTASIAENISHYLQKHLSSSSIILGPVASPIARINNRYRYQCLIKYKREPELMYHLKKIVHQFQEDTRKNGVYVSVDVQPYVLM; translated from the coding sequence GTGAAAGTAGCGAAGGTCATTGTCGACGTCCCAGCTGCTCAAACAGACCATACATTTTCCTATCGATTCCCAGAAGTATGGGTAGACCTGATCGTTCCAGGAATCAGGGTCGTTGTCCCATTTGGACCAAGAAAGATTCAAGGAATTGTGGTAGAAACTTTAACAGAAGAAGACGAAAATTTATCTACTAAACTAAAAAGTATTGAAGAACCCCTTGACCTGACGCCAGTCTTTACACCGGAACTTCTTCAATTAGCTGCCTGGTTATCAGAGGAAACCCTTTGTTTTCAGGTTGCAGCGTTACAGGCAATGCTTCCCGCAGCAATGAAAGCCAAGTATCAAAAAAAGATCGTGTACAACGAGATGGAGATCCCGGAAGAGCTGCAGGAGCTTTTTAAGAATCGGAAGGAAGCAAGCTGGGAAAGAGCGATGGAATTAAACATAGTTCCCTTGCTCCAAAAAAAAGCTAAAACGCATGAGCTTGATATCGTGTATGAAGTAAAAGAAAAAAATAGGAAAAAGAAAGTGAAAATGATCCGTTCCAAAGCAGGTAAAGAAAAGCTGCAGGAACTGATTATTACTTTGCCCCCTCAAGCGAGCAAACAAAAAGAATTGCTTCAATTTTTTCTGACCCGTAATGAAAGTGTTACGCTGCAGGAATTAAAAGAATACGGATTCAGTTCACAATCGATTCGTTCTTTAGTAGAAAAAGACGTTCTCGAAGAACAAAGTGTTGAAGTATATCGGGACCCATTCGAACATAAAACATTTGAACCGACTGAACCTTTACCTTTAACAGATGAACAGCAAGCAGCGATTGCACCGATTCTCCAGGCTGTAGAGGAGAATAAATTTGAAACGTTTCTATTATATGGGGTAACTGGGAGCGGAAAGACAGAAGTCTATTTGCAAACGATTCAGGAGGTATTAAAACAAGGAAAAGAGGCAATCGTCCTCGTTCCTGAAATTTCCTTAACTCCCCAGATTGTCGCCCGGTTTAAGGGGCGGTTTGGCGATCAGGTCGCTGTTTTACATAGCGGACTTTCGATTGGCGAAAAATATGATGAGTGGAGAAAGATTCATAGAAAAGAAGTAAAAGTAGCAGTAGGCGCACGATCCGCGATCTTTGCACCTTTTGACAATCTCGGTGTCATTATTATTGATGAGGAGCATGAAAGCAGTTATAAACAGGAGGAAAATCCTCGTTATCATGCAAGGGATGTAGCAAAAAAACGCGGAGCTTATCATCAATGCCCCATTATTTTAGGAAGTGCGACACCATCACTCGAATCGTTTGCAAGAGCGCAAAAAGGGGTGTATACCTTATTGCAGCTCACCAAACGCATGAACAATCGCGATCTTCCTTCAGTTGAGATTGTTGATATGCGCAATGAATTGCGGGATGGGAATCGCTCGATGTTTTCAAAAAAACTGGTAGAGCTTCTGCAAGACCGTTTAGATAAACATGAGCAAACGGTCTTATTTTTAAATAAAAGAGGGTATTCTTCATTTGTCATGTGCCGTGATTGCGGATACGTCATGAATTGCCCGTATTGTGATTTATCAATGACTTATCATCGCGCTACATCCGACATGAAATGCCATTACTGCGGCTACCATTCCCATGTGCCGGCTACCTGTCCAGAATGCTCAAGCAAACATATCCGCTATTTTGGTACCGGTACGCAAAAGGTAGAAGAGGAATTGGGACGATTGTTTCCTGAGGCCAGAGTAATCCGAATGGATGTCGATACAACCGGGAGAAAAGGGGCACATGAAAAATTGTTATCGGCATTTGAACGGGGAGAAGCAGATATATTATTAGGAACTCAGATGATTGCTAAGGGACTTGATTTTCCGAATATTACATTGGTGGGTGTGTTAACGGCTGATACGATGCTTCATCTTCCAGACTTCCGCGCATCCGAAAGAACATTTCAGCTTCTTACCCAAGTAAGCGGCAGGGCGGGCCGGCATGACAAGCCAGGAGAAGTGATTATTCAAACGTACACGCCTGAGCACTATAGTATCCTTTTGAGCGGAAAACAGGACTTTCTGGAGTTTTATCAAAGAGAAATGATGACAAGGAAGCAGTTTCAATATCCTCCATTTTATTATTTAGCACTTATCCATATTAGTCATGAAGATGTATTAAAAACGGCAAGTATTGCTGAAAATATCTCACATTATTTACAAAAACATTTAAGCTCCTCGAGTATTATCTTAGGTCCTGTGGCTTCTCCTATTGCCAGGATCAATAATAGATATCGATATCAATGTCTGATAAAATACAAACGGGAACCAGAACTTATGTATCATTTAAAGAAAATAGTGCATCAATTTCAGGAAGATACACGAAAAAATGGGGTGTATGTATCAGTAGACGTACAGCCTTATGTACTTATGTAG
- the def gene encoding peptide deformylase — protein sequence MTVKPIIMHPNPLLEQKCKRVDKFDSKLQRLIRNMFDTMYEADGVGLAGPQIGVLEQIAVVDADEEIGPIVLINPEIYDQTGEELGVEGCLSIPSVYGEVLRSESIKVKAVDVKGRPFDLNASGFVARAIQHEIDHLQGILFTSKVVRYVKEEELEELVEEGNE from the coding sequence TTGACTGTCAAACCGATTATCATGCATCCAAACCCGTTACTTGAGCAGAAATGTAAACGGGTAGATAAATTTGATTCAAAGCTGCAACGATTAATCCGAAATATGTTTGATACGATGTATGAAGCCGATGGAGTTGGCCTGGCAGGTCCGCAAATCGGTGTATTAGAACAAATAGCTGTCGTAGATGCTGATGAAGAAATAGGGCCAATCGTACTTATAAATCCTGAAATCTACGACCAAACTGGAGAAGAACTGGGAGTCGAGGGCTGTCTAAGTATTCCTTCAGTATATGGAGAAGTACTCCGATCTGAATCGATAAAAGTAAAGGCTGTTGATGTAAAAGGACGTCCATTTGATTTGAATGCTTCAGGCTTTGTAGCAAGAGCGATCCAGCATGAAATCGACCATCTTCAAGGGATTCTTTTTACATCGAAAGTCGTTCGGTATGTGAAGGAAGAAGAGTTAGAAGAGTTAGTAGAGGAGGGTAACGAATGA
- the fmt gene encoding methionyl-tRNA formyltransferase: protein MTRIVFMGTPDFSVPVLEKLLEHNYQVVGVVTQPDRPVGRKKVLTPPPVKIAAEKHGIPVYQPEKIRAEYHDILNLEPDLIVTAAYGQIVPNEVLEYPSYGCINVHASLLPELRGGAPIHYAILQGKEKTGVTIMYMAEKLDAGDMIAKIEVPILETDHVGTLHDKLSEAGANLLAETIPSIINRTAEVTPQDHTKATFAPNIKREQEEIDWSRSGEDIYNHIRGLYPWPVAFTIFHGEVWKIWWGEKVHNLESNDHSGTILAIEANGIVVKTGNETAIRITELQVSGKKRMSASEFLRGIADKLAIGMRLGREHD from the coding sequence ATGACTAGAATCGTTTTTATGGGGACACCAGATTTTTCTGTGCCAGTTTTAGAAAAGTTACTGGAACACAATTATCAGGTAGTTGGCGTGGTTACCCAGCCAGACCGGCCAGTTGGCCGTAAAAAAGTGTTAACTCCACCTCCTGTAAAAATCGCTGCAGAGAAGCATGGGATACCGGTCTACCAGCCAGAAAAAATACGGGCAGAGTATCACGATATTTTAAACCTTGAACCTGATTTAATTGTAACGGCAGCATATGGCCAAATCGTCCCAAATGAAGTCCTCGAATATCCTTCATATGGCTGTATCAATGTACATGCTTCTTTACTTCCAGAGTTAAGAGGCGGAGCACCGATTCATTATGCGATATTGCAGGGTAAAGAAAAAACCGGTGTAACCATTATGTATATGGCTGAAAAACTGGATGCCGGTGATATGATTGCAAAGATAGAAGTGCCAATTTTAGAGACTGACCATGTCGGGACCCTTCACGATAAATTAAGTGAGGCAGGTGCTAACCTTTTAGCTGAAACGATTCCTTCTATTATAAATAGGACGGCAGAGGTGACTCCTCAAGACCATACAAAAGCGACATTTGCTCCTAATATAAAACGAGAGCAAGAAGAGATTGACTGGAGCCGGTCTGGGGAAGACATCTATAACCATATCCGCGGTCTCTATCCATGGCCTGTGGCATTTACAATTTTTCACGGAGAAGTCTGGAAAATATGGTGGGGAGAAAAAGTACATAACTTGGAATCCAATGATCATTCAGGGACTATCTTAGCAATCGAAGCAAATGGAATTGTTGTGAAAACAGGAAATGAAACCGCAATTAGGATAACAGAACTGCAAGTTTCTGGTAAAAAGAGAATGTCTGCATCTGAATTTTTAAGAGGAATCGCGGATAAATTAGCAATCGGAATGAGGCTAGGAAGAGAACATGACTAA